AAAATTTTTGAttgagtcaattttggaatGAGTGCTTCAGAAAAGCACGAATTGAGTGTGAGAAGGATAGAGGTTTCCGTCCGagtgagaagagaagaagagagttctgaagcaaatgaggagggaagtcactttaaaaagtgtaccgttgcactgtcggacggccgaacgaagtcttGCATCCGAcagtttcgtccgaacaggtgcttTCTGGGAAAgcagctgaagaacattatcggacgtccgttaatctgctatcggacgtccgaaatctttgaaaaaattaagatgatttttcgattatccctaattttgatcttaaatgaatgaattgatccattgacaaagcttttgtaagaatatcagcaatttgatctttggaacaaacataattcacacaaacttcacctttttgaacaagatcacgaataaagtggtgctttatatctatatgttttgtcctagaatgctgaattggatttttggtcaaattgatagcactagtattatcacagaatataggcatgcagtcatataacaattcaaaatcattcaaggtatgcttcatccataaaagttgagcacaacatgcactagcggcaatatattccgcttcagttgtagacaaagagattgcattttgttttttgctaaaccaagaaactaagcaattaccaagaaagtgacaagttccactagtactttttctgtccacacgacaaccatCAAAATtcgcatccgaatatccatatagagcaaattcacaagatctagcataccaaagaccatagtctaatgtacctttcaaatacctaaaaatccttttaacggcgttcaaatgtgattcttttagacaagattgaaatctagcacacaagcaaacagcaaacgtAATgtcgggtctacttgcggttaaatagagtaggcttccaatcatacctttatagtgcttttcatccacatgtttaccttcttcatctttgtcaagttttgtagaagtgcacattgaagttccaacttgctttgagtcctccatgccaaatcttttcagcaattccttggtgtattttgcttgatttataaaaattccctctagtgcttgatgtatttgaagtccaaggaagaaatttaattctcccatcatactcatttcaaattcactttgcataatggtggaaaactccttgcatagatactcattagtagcaccaaaaataatatcatctacatatatttgcacaataagaagatcatttgacacttgcttagtaaaaagtgtggtgtccacaatacctcttttaaaaccattctcaatcaagaaaccactcaatctctcataccaagctcttagagcttgttttagtccatataatacttttgagagtttaaacacatgacttagaaattttgtgttttcaaaaccggggggttgatccacatatacttcttgatcaataaaaccatttaagaaggcacttttaacatccatttgaaacaatttgaaacctttgaagcaagcaaaagcaagaagcattctaatcgattctaatctagctacgggagcaaatgtttcatcaaaatcaattctctcttcttgtgcatatcctttagcaactaatctagttttatttcttacaactacacctttatcatccaacttatttctaaatatccacttcgtgccaatgataggttgattttgaggtctatcaacaagtgtccaaaccttatttctcttaaattgattaaattcctcttgcattgccaaaatccagttttcatcctttaaggcatcattgatatttttaggttcaaaaagagagactaaagtaaaattgtctatcaatatCTTAGATGAGGAGCGAgtctttaccttctcggatggatcaccaattataagctctcttggatgattttggctaaatttccaagtTTTGGGAAAGTCTTTGAATGAATCATTAtctttgtcttcatcttccttttcttgatcttcacgagcttcatcctccatttcctttgcttcaGGTTTAGAGGTTCCTTCATCTCCAATTGTTAGCTTTTTCATTCCTTCatgaacacctacatcatcatcctcactcgaacttttgaaattatcatcattagtttcatcaaatgttatgtgtatagcttcttctatcacaagagttcttctattaaagattctatatcctcttttattctcacagtaccccaaaaatattccttcatcagattttttatcaaacttaccaagatgttcctttaaattcaaaataaaacatttacaaccaaaaactttgaaatatccaaccgtaggtttcttatcaaaaatcagttcataagatgttttattcaaaataggtctcaagaggattcatcacataacatgcggtgtttaccgcttcagcccaaagatattttggcaaattacattcactcaacatagttctagcagcctcttggagtgtcctatttttcctttctacaacaccattttactgtggagtccttgcaatagaaaactcatgtgttatgccattatgatcacaaaattctggaaaatcacaaaacttgaattccgtcccattatcacttctaatcctaacaatttttaaaccaaacagattttgcactttagcaaacaatgaagtaaaattcttgaaggcatcatctttatgagtaaggaatatcacccaagtatatctagaataatcatcaacaatcacaaaataatatctcttacctcccaagctagtaatttgagtaggaccaaataaatcaagatgcaagagttccaaaggtttagaagtcgatacacacttctttggtttaaaggaaatttttgtttgcttcccaaattgacatgcatcacaaattttgtccttttcaaaactgatttttggcaagcctctaaccaactcctttttcgaaatttcctttagtaattccatgttaaaatgacaaagcctcctatgccacaaccaaggatcttcatttgaagttTTAAGACATTGGAAGCTAGATGAATCAAGTTTATCAAGAACAACAATATAAAtatcgttaaacctcttacctttgaacacaacattatatttacagtcaagcacaatgcattcatgctttttgaacaacacatttaagtctttatcacataattgactaacgctaagcaagttataacctaagttatcaactaagagcatattatgaacaaaaatttcaccatccttaccaacatcacctattccaattgtcttagctttcacgtcATCACCAAACGTCactttttcacttgattttgattttagctttatgaacaaagaaggatcaccggtcatatgcctagAACAGCCACTGTTAATGAactattttgacttgtttgagcctttttcctgaaaagagagagtgtttggtaccctttaacttttgggtcctcaatagttagcattgtgtctaactaaccacatgcatctcattcttctgttcagatttcttttcacataacaatctACTTTTAAATGTCCCctttgacagcaaaaattacatataatgGAAGAGTTTTCAACATGTAATGGTTTGATAAATCTCAATCCACTCCTTCTAtgtgttgtgaaaccatgtgcatttttgttgtgtgttaATGTTCTTTTCTGATTAGTAAGACAGGTGGTTGACATGGTCTTTTTGAGATAGTcttgttttctagcttttaagGTCTCATCCAGCTTGTCCATCCTTTTATTCAAATCCCCATGTCTTTCCTTTAGCATTTTACAAacacttgtctttctatcaagttcattttgaacatcaaatccggctcttacaagacactCATTGTCagcttttagttgtttattttgttgaaaatgacttgcattttcttgaatgagaaagacaattttctgttttagctgcttgtttttatcacaagattccttcaaggcattatgcaatttttcaacaaaagattcaagatcatcatcattttcatcatcactatcagattgagagtgtatggaagttacctcattatctccaatagccatgaaggccatttgagctgattcttcttcttcttcttcaacttcgccttcggagttacattcattccatgtaatctggaagttgttgaaccttggctttcgatcagcttttccatctttctttttcttcagggagcattcgtttgcgtagtgtccaggctgtccacattcgtagcatttgtccaattgtttcttgttgaattcttgttttcttttgttccttgcgtttgaagactgattctggaattgattgctaggtcctccccttctaaacttccttttattcaagattctcttgaaactttttgtgatgagagcaagatcgttgtcatcaccatccgagtcttcatcattcAACTGagttggatcatcttcaccttgagttgCTTTTAGAgctatgtttctctttgctctcgcttcctcttcctcctgcactttaattttcaacttcaactcataggagattagtgagttaatgagagattcaataggcacagaattcaaatccttagcctcctctatcattctttgcccaacacattgagaattttcctgtttttctcttccaaggtgtactctttgcctaacacctcgagatctttgatcaagtcattgaacttgcaatacattttgtcaatattctcaaggggttctattttaaatgattcatactttgtgaccaagatagactttttctgttctctcacgttgtcactaccctcatgaatttctcttagcttatcccacatttctttagTAGATTTACATCCTTTTACTCTAATCAATTCATTTaagtctaaggcactataaagaacattcatggctttgacATTCAAagtgagattggttctatcttgagcattcaactcagctcttgttttaggccgaaacaaacctgtatctgcatcaagaatgttagcatcatgcggtccttcattcacaataaaccataactcaatatcaatgaattgcaaaaagataatcattctttctttccaactaacataattagaaccattaaacatgtgaggcctagtgacagattgcccctcaacaaacatggcatgattagttgtcatctttactccaaaccgcttgagcttaatctctaggagaccaaactctgataccaattgtaaggcccaaagacaaccaaagaggagggtgaattaggttgattaaaacttaattgagtttaggcactttttacttaataaaaaatttaccttcttttctagtagagatcaatcaagtaaatttaaagaagagaacaatgttgatcagacataagaatatatataagcaatgagaattttattaaacaaaaaaataagatagagtatcaaaccgattgtctaccaagtttttctcaaacttgaaaaccaatcacaaagatgagcaccttctctttgatgaacaataatcaactcaatgtacaatggagggatcacttcctccttgccccaagcctcacttagtcaagttaggaagttttactatcactcaaaTAACcatcaacaaagctacactattgaaaatttcaaacacaagagaagagcttacaagaacttcacacaactaggagaacaaatcttgcttgggagactattttctagctaaaatatctctttagaTCTTGTAGTCAAAATATGCAAAAGTTACTTTCTCGTtcagagtcgtttgtatttgaaggggactaaaaatgggcttcattaatgcttccaacggatagaaggcagatgaagagtcagctagccgatggggctgtcggacgtccgacagattaatcatcgtccgaaactcaccaagttgtagttcggacgtccgatgggattttatcgtccgaaagCATCTGCGTCCGAATGTCgtccagagagtcatcaaaactttgcgaaatttttcggacgtccaacaCGATCGATATGTGTCCGAAGAGTGCCtccgatcctcccggacgtccgatgcttcctcacaaGCGTCCGaaggagtttccttcttgatgttcttcatcctttcggacgcccgacagtttcctttcggacgtccgacatgagtgccctgtttttgttaattttctttccttgacacctttgtacctgattctttaaaaagcaaaacacttatatttgaagagaattagataaacatttcaaagtatttttgtgatcatcaaaatcaagaataacatctGGTATCTATTCCCAATTCTCAAtcttttattaatattaaataGTTTCCTTGCAGCcatttttgtttccaatttttgatagccattagcaaattgaaattgtTCAATGACAAATTGAGTGCCAATTTCATTATCAAATTAGATAGAGATGAAAATAGTAACagtgataaaaaaataaaaattaaagataGGAAGTGGAATAAGAACTAAATATAGGTTATACTGTTATAATTACAATGAAAAAACAGTGTTCTTGGTGTATATTTATAATTTCATTgtgtttctattttttatttacaaTTATTAATATTATTCCTATAAAgagaatttgatttgttttgaaCTATGTGCCAATGGAGTATATTGGCTATTGATATTAGTAGTGATGATCTAGatcattttttattaaaaaggTGGCAGTCATGGAATTGAAATTTAGGGATATTGATAAATATTGTTATATATTAAATAAAATCTGATATTGATATGAGATTGTAAGTAAACTTTTGGGTATCTAATGTAGTGTTTATAATTGATACAATGGTTCGCATCTGAAATTTTTAGGTAAAAAATGAACATTAGAACAaagataagtgtttatttaatGGTGTTTTTGATGTTAATGGGTAAATAATAGTAATAGCAAATAAAGATAAATGAAATAGAGCTAtgaaccattttttttcctttacatttttgTTGTGAATTATAACTCAAGGGCATTATaggaattttgagaaaaagtatAGCCTTTTCGGCCTAGAATGTtatttaaatagtgaaaatagagaaggtaggtgtaatttttagAACTTGAGGGAAGCTTTCtgcaattgtcaaaaacctcaagggaggtatgtgAAATTAACCCTTCTTCTTTTAGCCTCAACCTctttatagtttaaaaaccACCAAAATGTTTTGCTTATTAAAAATTTTATCAAGTCAAACAAAAATGCTTATCAAGTCTCATTGAATGTGTTAAACAAGGTTTGCACTCAAGAAAGAAACATAGATCCATACAAGTATTGTAAAGAGTTTTCATCAAGCAATGTTTAAAAACTTTTTTTAATGTGTGTAAATCATCGACTTTAATAAAGAATAATTGTAAGATCATCTGTTTCGCAAAGTTCGTGGATCCTATTTTTATAAGTTATCTATATTTGGTTGGCTTATATTTGAAGATGGACTAATTCAACTAGCCATTAATTAAGTGGTCCATGCCATTAATTCTGATACGAATTGATAAAGGAATCCATCACTCCAGAGACTCTCCACGAAGACTTTTAGTCATTTCCACGAATTAGGTGAATTGCATGATGCAATTGCAGAGAATCTCCACCTAATTGGAGACTTTTCCAGACTATATGTATACAATTAATACGTCGTTTGAAATTTTGTACGTCGaccatatttttttatttgttgttgaTGCTCTTGATTTTGTTATTCTCATGGAAAAGTATTTACTTCCTTACTTCTTTAACATTGGCTTATCTAGTTTAagaatatttgaaaatttttcaatcgGCTAGGTGAATTTCTgtcaaatattttaaaattaatttagaATGTAAAAGagagggacaaaaaaaaaaaaatttatgtgaTAACGTTAATAAACAAATCAATTTCACAACGAACTTATAGGGAATCAAATTTTCCATTAGTTCAATAGAAAATATTTTGtctacaagaaaataaaaatctcCCATGATGAGTCATGGCATTTTATTGACGGTGGACTTACATATAGATGACAAACCCAGCACGACAGCCTATAACAAATTCCTAGGAAAATAGTTTCTACAACTAAAtataattgttagtatttaCACATGCATGGATTGTGCTTTTTTTCCACCTTGACTTCGAAGTCGTCGTTGTCGTTTTGTCAGCTTTATAGATTTTCTACCACCACAGGGACGATGAAGTGATGCTTTTGGACTTTGTATAAATGAGACCACCCATCTGAGCTTACTTTATCAGATAAACCAATACTACCAAAGATATCCAATGGAGCATTTTCTTTGTTCTTCTTCATCTTTACTACTACACTTTCTATTGAGTTTTATTCTCTTCGCCAGCCAAATCCCATTGGCCAGCAGTAACCAAGCttattataattattcaaaTGTAACCTGTATTGAAAGTGAATGCCGTGCCCTTCTTCAATTCAAAGATGGGTTGATAGATGAATCAAATCGTTTGTCATCTTGGATTGGAGAACGCTGTTGTTCATGGGAAGGAGTAGATTGCCACAATATCACTGGCAGTGTTTTGAAACTTGATCTACGCAATACGGTGCCAATTTATGAAGATGGTCATTACTGCAAAAACTGTTTGGGAGGCCAATTAAGTCCATCTTTgatcaatttgaccaatttgcgGTACCTAGACCTAAGCTTGAATAACTTTTCAAGAATCCAAATTCCCACATTCTTTGGATTGTTTAAAGGTTTGAGATACCTCAATCTCTCTAGTGCAGAACTTGCCGGTGAAATTCCCTACCATTTAGGAAATTGCTCGCATTTACAGTATTTAGATCTTGGAGTTGCAACTCAAAATTCCTACATAACCCAGAATTGGTTGAGGAGTAAGGATCTCGGATGGCTTGCTGGGCTTTCTTCTCTAGAAGGCCTAGTCCTGTCCTGGGTGGACCTTAGTGCCGCTGAAGATGGGTTAAAGGCAATTAAAATGCTTTCTTCACTAACAACACTAAAGTTGGAttattgtaaacttttcatcattcCTCATCTTTCACCGGCCAATTTCACATCTCTTTCTACTCTTGACCTTAGTGGGAATAATTTCAGCAACTACATGGTCCCTTCTTGGCTCCATAATCTTACTCTTCTCCATGATCTTCGTCTTAGCTCTAATAACCTCTCTGTTCCAATTCATGGCCTATTTGGGCAAATGACATCTCTAGCTCTTCTCGATCTTGGCTATAACCGCTTTGAGGTTTCAACGTTGAAATCTCTTTGCAATGTGAGCAATCTTACTTATTTGGATATGAATAATAACAACTTGCAAGGGTCGATACCTAGTGAAATAGGCCAGCTTATAAGTCTTACCTATTTGGATTTGAGTTACAATGACTGGCAAGGGTCAATACCAAGTGAAATAGGCCAGCTTGTAAAACTAACCGAACTACTTCTCTTTTCAAGTAGGTTAAATGGCACCATACCCTACAGTCTTGGGCAGCTCATGAAGCTACAAACATTAGACATTTCTTATAATTCATTAACCGGTGTACTATCTGAGCATCATTTTTCGAAACTCAAATGCCTGAAGAAATTGGACCTATCTGAGAACTCATTTTCTTTGAATGTGAGCTCCTCATGGGTTCCTCCATTTCAACTCCAATACATTGGCATGCGATCCATCAAACTAGGACCTCGATTTCCAGAGTGGCTTCGGATGCAACAAGAGGTTGAACAGTTATACATAAATAATGCGAGCATTTCAGATGCCATCCCCAGCTGGTTTCGAGTGCTTTGTTATGATATTAAATATTTAGATCTCTCCAACAACAACATAACTGGAAGTCCACTAGAGTTCAAAGAAATGAAGAGCCATCATGGTGAAGATCGGGCAATACTTCTATCTTCAAACAAAATGGAGGGATCTCTGAAATCCTTTCCCTCAGATATTTGGTATCTAGATCTCTCACAAAATTTTCTCACAGGACATATTCCAAAGCCTGATGCTAATCAAACTGTTGTCCGTATGATTTATCTCAGACTCAATAATAACCATTTCAGAGGTACTATCCCGGAAGACTTGTGCAGGTTGAAAAGTTTAGCAGAGTTAGAACTATCCAACAACCATTTGTCAGGAAGAGTTCCAATGTGCTTGGGAAACTTGCGAGAGTTGTGGATCCTAAACTTGGCAAATAACAGGCTCTACGGTCAAATACCAAGTTCACTAGGAAACTTGAAGGGACTTAACAGTCTGCTTTTGAATGGTAATAAGTTCGTCGGGAAACTCCCCTCATCAATGCAAAATTTGACAGGCTTGCAACTTCTTGATCTCGGTGAAAATAGACTGAAGGATATCATACCATCGTGGATTGGGGAAAGGTTTTCAAAGTTGATGTTTCTAAGACTTCAGTCGAACAATTTCCATGGAGGTATTTCTAATAAACTCTGCCAAATCTCAAATCTTCAAGTGCTCAACCTGGCACACAATAATTTAACAGGAAATATTCCTCAATGTTTTAACAACTTCACTGTGATGGCATCAAGTGATCCAGGAAAATATCATCAAGGAATTAATAATGAAATCAGTCTTCAAAACTTCAAGGGAGGAAGAGAACTTGAGTACTCCTCAGAGAATGTTATGTTTGTTAAATCTATAAGCCTCTCAGCAAATAATTTAGTTGGTGAAATCCCTGATGGGATAATGGATCTTACTGGGCTGAAAATTTTGAACCTATCACAAAACCATCTAAGCGGAAGGATCTCCAAGAAGATTGCCAATTTGAAGCAACTTGAAACGCTTGATCTATCAATGAATGAACTCTTCGGTGCAATCCCTCCAAGCTTGTCTGCT
This portion of the Coffea eugenioides isolate CCC68of chromosome 11, Ceug_1.0, whole genome shotgun sequence genome encodes:
- the LOC113751856 gene encoding receptor-like protein EIX2, producing the protein MEHFLCSSSSLLLHFLLSFILFASQIPLASSNQAYYNYSNVTCIESECRALLQFKDGLIDESNRLSSWIGERCCSWEGVDCHNITGSVLKLDLRNTVPIYEDGHYCKNCLGGQLSPSLINLTNLRYLDLSLNNFSRIQIPTFFGLFKGLRYLNLSSAELAGEIPYHLGNCSHLQYLDLGVATQNSYITQNWLRSKDLGWLAGLSSLEGLVLSWVDLSAAEDGLKAIKMLSSLTTLKLDYCKLFIIPHLSPANFTSLSTLDLSGNNFSNYMVPSWLHNLTLLHDLRLSSNNLSVPIHGLFGQMTSLALLDLGYNRFEVSTLKSLCNVSNLTYLDMNNNNLQGSIPSEIGQLISLTYLDLSYNDWQGSIPSEIGQLVKLTELLLFSSRLNGTIPYSLGQLMKLQTLDISYNSLTGVLSEHHFSKLKCLKKLDLSENSFSLNVSSSWVPPFQLQYIGMRSIKLGPRFPEWLRMQQEVEQLYINNASISDAIPSWFRVLCYDIKYLDLSNNNITGSPLEFKEMKSHHGEDRAILLSSNKMEGSLKSFPSDIWYLDLSQNFLTGHIPKPDANQTVVRMIYLRLNNNHFRGTIPEDLCRLKSLAELELSNNHLSGRVPMCLGNLRELWILNLANNRLYGQIPSSLGNLKGLNSLLLNGNKFVGKLPSSMQNLTGLQLLDLGENRLKDIIPSWIGERFSKLMFLRLQSNNFHGGISNKLCQISNLQVLNLAHNNLTGNIPQCFNNFTVMASSDPGKYHQGINNEISLQNFKGGRELEYSSENVMFVKSISLSANNLVGEIPDGIMDLTGLKILNLSQNHLSGRISKKIANLKQLETLDLSMNELFGAIPPSLSALDSLSFLNLSYNNLSGQIPSGNQLQTLMDPSIYEGNSGLCGKPLPNNCLQHKLPMEKGPILDGKGHNESDWSWFYAGIGPGFAAGLLGVLGILIFKVSWRYAYFRFLENAYDKICVMIALKTAHLRRNFL